The genomic region AGAGCAGGAATCGGTCGCGGCCAAATCTCGATCGATCCCGGCTTTGGTTTTGCCAAGACATTTGAGCAAAACGTCGAGATGTTGCGGAATCTCAAGCGCTTCAGGGAAATGGGTTATCCCCTCGTTGTCGGCCTCTCGCGCAAAAGTTTTATCGGAAAAATCACCGGAGAGGAAAAACCCGAAAATCGCCTTGCCGGAAGCCTCGCCGCCGCCATGCATGCCGCACAACAGGGAGTCGATATCCTGCGGGTACACGAC from Deltaproteobacteria bacterium harbors:
- a CDS encoding dihydropteroate synthase, translated to RAGIGRGQISIDPGFGFAKTFEQNVEMLRNLKRFREMGYPLVVGLSRKSFIGKITGEEKPENRLAGSLAAAMHAAQQGVDILRVHDVKETREMLAFARIFN